The nucleotide window TATAAAAAACTAATGGAAAACGATATAGAGATACCATACCCACACCGACAGATAATAATGAATGAAGACAAAACCAGAGAAAAATAAGACCTAAACAACAAAAAAACAAAATAAAAAAATTAAAACCAAATACAAAAAATTAAAAACGATTACGAAACTTCATATAGGAAGTTTTAGCGTTCCTCGATATGTGGTTCAATGATTATCCTGTTTCTGTTTTTATCCACATAGATATCTGCAGTGCAGATAGATAGGTCCAACCCAAGGTTCCTACCAATCTCTCTGGGAACGGTAAGTTTTAGGTATTTTTTTCCATTACTTTCATACTGTGAGAACTTACGTTTACCTATAAAAACGGGTGAACCAATCATACTACCCAGTATTTAGACTAAAGCAAATAAAGTTATCCACTATATTTTCCCAAAATACCTTCAGCTCGGAATTGCTCCTTTAATTAAATAGGATAAGCCTGTTAAGAAAAACGCTGCAGCTACCCAGTAATACAGTAAAGTGGGGTACAAAATAACTAGGATTCCTGCTGCGAAGAGAACTATACCCATAAATATATTCACTACCCGGTTTGTTTTAGGAATTTTGCTTTGAGTTTCATCCATAATATCAACCACTCCAACTAGACTAAATGGACCATAATGGAGTTTTTTATCTACAATAACTGTACGTAACTCGTTTCCAAATATATTCCAGAAATTTTTAAAGAATATTATGTTTAACAGTATTAAAGCAATTATTACAACTGCAGTATACGTAATGGGGTCCCAATAATCTTCAAAATGTGTTAATAATAACCCTAATTCGTCAAAAAACAATCCAAGACCTGTACCATAAAGTAATGCCGCCAACCTATGTATCTTCTTATCTTTGTAGATAATAGCAATCCATCCAGCTATTATCATAAATATAACGCCGTAATAGAAGTGATGAATCATATAGTATTCAAATGGAAAAAAATCCCTACCAGTAGCTATATCTCCCAAATAAAAGACGTAAAGTCTAGCAACTATAAAGGAGATTAAAAAAGAGATAAATATCAATAAAGGCGCTTCTTTATATGTAGTACTATATTCCTCTTCATGTTCTTTAGATTTCATTATTCACACAAAAAATGAATAAACAAATGAGCATAAGGTTTATCTTAAATAACTATATAAATACTTGCTTTACATTAGTTTTTATTTTTTTAATTCAAGGTTTTTTGTTATAGGTCGATTGTCCTTAATCTCTGTGCATTTATGGCTACGATTACTGTGCTTGCAGACATCAATATAGCGCCTATAGCTGGTGATAACAGAATTCCAATCGGTGCTAATACTCCAGCAGCTAATGGTAATGCAAAGACGTTGTATCCTGCTGCATAAACTAAGTTCTCCTTCATTTTACGATAGCTTTTTTTACTTAAATTTAAAACACGGATTACGTCATAAGGGTTGTTTTCAACCAACACGATGTCTGCTGACTCAATTGCTATATCTGTACCACTCCCGATAGCTATTCCAACATCAGCTCTAGTTAGTGCGGGGGCGTCGTTAACTCCGTCTCCAACCATAGCAACTAATTTACCTTTGTTTTGAAGTTCAATGATTTTTTTATCTTTGTCTTCTGGAAGTACTTCGGCAAAATATTTTTTTATTCCAAGTTCATTTGAAACATATTTAGCAACCTTTTCCGAATCTCCTGTCAATAGAGCTATATCTATATCCATTATTTTTAATGCTTCAACGGTGTCTTTGCTTTCGTCTCTAATTTTATCTGCAAGTGAGACAGCAGCCAAAACTTCTTTATCTTGAATTAAATAAACGACTGTATGTCCATTTAAACCAGCTTTTTCACTAAAAGTAGTGATTTCTTGAGTTGGTTTAACGCTCAGTTCTTTTAATAGGTTTTCACCCCCTACATGCACCTCTTCATTTTCATAGGTGGCTTTGACACCTTTGCCTTTAATTGCTTTAAAGTTTTCAACACTTGGTGTTTCTATATTTCTTTCTTTAGCTGTTTTTGTTATTGCTTTAGCTATCATATGCTCTGAATCTGATTCAACAGCGGCCATCATCCTTAAAGCTTCTTCCTCACCTATTTTAGGTGATGTTTTTATTTCAATAACTCTCTGCTCTCCAACAGTTAATGTTCCTGTTTTATCAAAAACTACTATATCTACATCTCTAGCTATTTCTGATGCAATTCTATCCCTTATCAAAATCCCGTTTTTAGCAGCTATTGTTGTGTTTATAGCTACAACAAGAGGAATTGCTAGGCCTAATGCATGTGGACATGCTATTACCAAAACCGTTACAACCCGTTCAACAACATCAATCCCAAATCCAATTGAAATCGTCCATGCGATACCGGTTATTATAGCCATAAAGACTGCTGCGTAGAACAACCAGCCAGCAGCTCTATCAGCTAAAACCTGTGTTTTAGATTTAGTTTTCCGTGCATCTTCCACCAAACGCATGATTCCGGCGAGAGTGGTTTTATCTCCAGTGGCGTTTACTCTAACTCTTAAACTACCATCTCCGTTTAACGTACCACCAACCACCTTGTCGCCAGGTTCTTTTCTAACAGGGTTTGATTCCCCTGTTATCATCGATTGATCAACTTTAGTACTTCCTTTTTCAACAACACCATCAACTGGTATGTTCTGGCCTGGCCTCACTAAGACTAAGTCATCTTCCTTAATTTTATCTAATTCAACTAGTTCTGTATCTCCAGAGCTTGTTATTACCTCGGCTTTTTCCGGCATTAAATCAGCAAGTTCATCTAAAGCCCCTGATGCACGTCTAACGCTACGCATCTCAATCCAATGGCCTAATAAAAAAATCACGATTAGGGTAACAAGTTCCCAATACAAGGTCATTCCAATATCGAAGATTGAAGCGAAAATACTGTATGTGAATGCAACCATTATCGCCAGTGAAATCAACATCATCATTCCTGGTTCCCTGTTGCGAGCCTCGACAACCCCCATTTTGAGGAAGGGGATTCCACCAACTATGAAAACGGTTGTGCCGAAAAAAATAGGTATATATTCACTGCCAAGAAAGATCGGTGGTGCATAGTTGAACCAGTCTTGGATTGTTGGGCTGTAAATCAAAACGGGTATGCTTAGGAAAAATGATATTAAAAATCTTTTTTTGAAAAGTTCTTCATGTCCGGAGTGGTTAATCTGAGTTTTATTTTTTTCATGTTTTTCTTTATTGCCGCATATTCTGCAGCAACTGCATTCCTCATTTTTTTGTGACATTTCAAAGCCTAAATATTTTATTTAAGTCAAGCAAATATTCTTTGTTTTTAATTATCTTTGTTTTTCTGGTTTATTAGTTTGGCAAAAAGATAAGGTTGGTTAAGGATAATTTGAAGTTGTTTTGGTTCTGAATATTGGTGAGTAACTATGAAGTTGTTTATACCTGGTCCGGTTGAAGTTCGAGATGATCTTCTTGAAGTTATGTCGGATCCTATGATTGGTCATAGAAGTCCTGAGTTTTCTGAGCTATATGATGAAGTTGTTAATGGGTTGCAGAGGGTTATTCAGACTGATAATGATGTTTTTATCTCCACTTCGTCTGCTACGGGACTTCTAGAGGCTGCTGTTAGAAACACTGTTGACAAGAAATGTCTTAATCTATCTAACGGTGCCTTTGGGGATCGTTGGCATGAGATCACTGAGCGGAACGGTAAAGAATGTAGGAAACTTGAGTTTGAGTGGGGTAAGCCTATAGATCCTGAAGTCGTTGAAGAAGCTTTTGATGAAGAGTTTTATGATGTTGTGACTGTTGTGCATAATGAGTCTTCAACTGGGTTAATGAATCCTGTTGAAGAGATTTCAGAGGTTATTCCAGATGAGACTTTATTGCTTGTTGACACAGTCAGTTCTATGGGTGGTGTTGACTTCCCAGTAGATGATTATGATGTAGATATCTGTGTTTTTGGTACACAGAAATGTATGGGTTTGCCGCCAGGCCTTGCTTTCTGCTCTGTCAGTGAAGATGCTATTGAAAGGTCGATTGATGTTGGGGATAAGGGATATTATTTCAGTTTCGATATTTTCAGGAAATATAATGAGAGACGTCAGACTCCTACAACTCCAAATATATCGCTTTTGTATGCATTGAAAAAACAACTTAGTTATATACTTGAAGGGGAGGGGCTTAAATCACGTTGGAAAAGACATTCTGTTATGGCTGAAACAACTCGAAGTTGGGCTAGAGAACATTTCGATGTCTTTCCTGAATCGGGGTATGAGTCTGAGAGCCTAACAGCGGTTGAAAACACTAGGGATATAGATGTTTCTAAAATGATTTCAAGATTAAAGGCTAAGGGCTACGTTATCAGCAATGGATATGGTGATTTGAAAGAGAAAACTTTTAGAATCGGCCATCTCGCAGATCGAGAGCCCAGAGAAATTAATGAACTTCTCAACCTTATTGATGAGATACTTAATTTATAAGGTATATTTGTAACGATTTATCTGGGTTTAGTTATAGACGGCTGTTGTTTGTTTCAGGTGTTTATTATGGGTGTTGGCGGTAAAATTAAGGTTGGAGTTGCGGACACAACGTTCGCTAGATACGATATGGCTTCTGACGCTATTGATGAGATTGAAAAGAGAGCTTCCGTTGAGGTTCTGAGGTACACAGTTCCTGGAGTTAAGGATTTACCGGTAGCTGCTAAGAAACTTATAGAGGAGCGTGGAGCCGATCTAGTTCTAGCGTTTGGGATGCCTGGTCCGGAAGATATCGATAAGATGTGTGCAGATCAAGCTTCTAATGGGTTGATTCAAGCCCAGTTGATGACTAACACCCATGTTTTAGAGGTTTTTGTCCACATGGATGAACTTGATAGTGATAAAGAACTTGCTGATCTTGCGGAGAAACGTGCAAGAGAACACGGTAGAAATGCAGTAAAGTTATTACTTAAACCCGAACATTTAACAAGAGAAGCAGGTATGGGTGAAAGAGAAGGGGGGCCTGATGTAGGTCCATTGTTTAGGTGATATTTATGTCTGTAAAACTTGGTTTCGTTATATCTGAATTTAATTACGATGTTACGGAGAGCATGCGGGAACTTGCAGAGAGGCACGCTGATTTCTTAGGTGCTGAAGTCGTTGAAGAGGTTTTTGTGCCAGGTGTTTTTGACATGCCTTTGGCTATTAAGAACCTATTGGAAACGGATAAAATCGATGCTGTAGTCACATTGGGTTGTGTAATTGAAGGGCAGACCGATCACGACCAGGTTGTTGCTTCTCAGACCTCGAGAAAGATTACGGATTTATCTCTTGATTATGATAAACCGGTTTCGTTAGGAATAAGTGGTCCTGGTCAAACAAGGCATGAGGCACAGCAAAGGGTTGATTATGCGAAAAGAGCTGTTGAGTCAGCTGTAAAGATGGCTGAGAAAGACCTATGAGCCGAAAAATTTCACGCAGGGTTCAGAGGATTGAATCCTCTGCGACTCTCAAGATGGCGGATCTTGCTAAAAAGCTTCGTAGAAAAGGAGAGGACGTTATTTCCCTAGGTGTGGGTGAACCTGACTTTGACACTCCATATAACATAAAAGAGTGTTCTAAACAAGCTTTGGACGATGGTTTTGTTCATTATACTGATTCAAAAGGTATTCCAGAGTTAAGGGAGCTTTTGTCTGAAAAACTCAGTCGAGATAACGGTATTAAGAAAAAACCTAGTGAGATTATCTTAACTCCAGGAGCTAAGTTTGCTATATTCCTTGCCTGCCAGACATTGCTTGAAGATGGGGATAAAGCTTTGTTGTTTGACCCTTCATGGGTTTCATACAAAGAAAGCGTAAAGATGACTGGTGCCGAGGTAGAATGGTGTTCAATGAATGAGGATCTCCGGCCATCAGTTGAGGAGTATAAAGATATTCTTGAGTCAGAAAACATCTCTATTGTTGTTTTAAACAGTCCCTGTAATCCAACGGGCCAGGTTTATAGTGAAGAAGAAGTTCGTGAATTAGTTGAAATTGCTTTAGATAATGATGCAACGGTTCTTTCAGATGAGATTTATGAAAAGATTGTTTACAACCGTGATCACTATAGTCCTGCATCTGATTATCAGGATGTAGTGACAATTAATGGTTTTTCTAAAACCTATTCCATGACTGGATGGCGTTTAGGCTATATTGTTGCTGATGAAGACCTCATTAACCAGTTTATAAAGATACAGCAACATTCTGTTAGTTGTCCAACCTCATTTGCTCAAAAAGGTGCTTTATGTGCTCTTAATGACCCTGTGTCTGATGAAGTAGTTAGTGAGATGGTTGAGCGTTTTAGAGATCGTAGAGATCTGCTTGTGGAGGGATTGAACTCTTTCAGTGAGGTTGAGTGTGTTACGCCTGAAGGTGCGTTTTATGCATTTCCCGATGTTGGAAGGGATTCAGATATGGTTGCTGAAAGATTGCTCAGAGAGTGTCATGTAGTTGTTACTCCTGGCTCTGCTTTTGGAGAAGATTCTAGAAACAATATCCGTATTTCTTATGCGAGGTCTGAAGAACGGATAAAGGAAGCTTTGGAGCGAATGGAAGAAATATTTGATTAAACATTTAAGAAAACTATGGGTCTTAGGAATTGATTCAGATGAATAACTATTTTAGTTAAGTTTAGTTAAGTTATTTTCATAGGTTCTATTTTTTATTCCTGAGACCTTTTAAAAAAAACGTTTTTTAGTTTTTTAGAAATTTAAAAAGAGGTTGAGAGGTTTCTTTTATGGGTTAGTTTTCTTTTAGGGATAGCTATTATCTTTCACTGTAGAAGTGTTTGGGGGGTTGTTTGTTTAGGAGGTTTTTGGTTAACGGAGGTAGTTAGTCCTTTTTTTGTTTCTTGGGTGTTACTTGAACGTCTTCTGGGTTGAAAGATTTCCATTTTGCGGTGTATCCTAGTTTTTCTAGTGATGATTCTGTTAAGTTATGTTTTTTTAGTATTTTTTTGACTTTTGGTAGTTTTTTGTCTGAGAGTTTGTTTATTTCTGTTTTTATTTCTTTTATTTTGTTGGGTGGGATGTATTTGTTTTCGCATACTGCTCCTTGATGTTTTTTTAGTTTCTTTTTGATTGTTTCTGGGGGTACGTTTTTTTCGTTAGCTTTCTTTTTTATGTCTGTTATTTCTTTTTTCTCTGTGATGTCTGTTACATCTATTTTCTTTATCTGTTGGTTAACTGCTTCTTCTTCAAGTTTTTCCATTCTTTTTATTATTTTTTTAAGTGGGATTCTTTTTTTATAGAAAAAAACTTCTTCTGCCTGATTGAAATCTTGTTTAGTGCATTTTAGGTTTTTGTTTACGGCTAGAATTACTGGTTTATCTGCTTCCATGTTTTTGACTTTCTTAATCTTCTTTTCTATGTATTCGGGAGTCCAGAAACCAACAACCTCTAGGTAGAATGATTTGTTGTATTTTTCGAAACTGAAGTCAGGTATCATTACGCTGTTTCCTGACTTTATTATTGTTGGTTCTCTTTTAATTTGCCAACCGGTTTTTATTTTCTCTAGCCTGTTTGCAAGGTCTCTCTCAACCTCACTGTCGAAACTTTGTTCTTTATCTGTCTTCATGTATGGGAAGTAGTCTTGTTTTGAGTCATCAAGATGGAAATTGTATATTCTTGGTTCGCCTCTATCTTTTTTCTCTATTTTGGCAGATACTTTCCAATTACTGGATTTCATTATGTATGGTAGGAGTCTTGCAAGCTGGTTTCCATATTTACGGGTTTTTTTAAATAAAGAGCCAGGGCCTGTAACCTTTATGTCTAGATTGGGGTTAACGGTGTACATCAAACCGAGGTATTTAAGAATTCCAAATATCTGTCTATAGTTATCTGTTACATTGAATTTAATTTCTAATGCATCGAAAAGTAATGTTTGTGTGGCTGATAGGTTGTATTGTTTAATTAGGTTTGTTGGGTTTCTATTTACGTTTGTTTTTAGGATTTCGTTTTCTTTTCTGTCTGCCCAAAACCATTCTTCTACTTCCAATGGATCTATGTTGTATTCTCTAGCTGTTTCTCTGATTAATCGATCTCTTTCTTTTTTGTCCGTTACATATCCCTTGCTGTATAAATTGCTTCTTATCTCTTGGGGTGGTGTTTTTGCTTTGTTTTCGAAACTGCATCTTCTTTCTATTAATGCGTGAAGTGCTCTTAAGAACTTGAAGTCTTGGTGTGTTTCATGTGATTTAACGGCTTCTTCTATTTCTCCTCTCGACCTACCAGTTTTGAATTCATTGATTACTGTCCTGGCTTCTTCTATATGTTTTCTGGGTTCTCGGTATCGAGGTTTTATCTCTGTTCCTTTTTTCTTGGTTTCTAGTAGTTTTTTAGTTAGGATTGTTAACACATCCTTATTCTCGTTTTCTTCTACTTGAGGTGCGTAGTTCGGTTGTGTTTTTGGTGACTACTTCGTATAGGACTGTGTCATTTCCGGAGGGCCTTAATAACCTACCTAATCTTTGTCTATATTCCCTTTTGCTTCCGGTTCCACTGAGTATTATACCTATGTTTGCGTCTGGGACATCTACTCCTTCATCAAGTACCTTTGAACTTACAATCGCTGGATAGGTGTCGTCTTTAAATTTATGTAAAATCGATTCTCTTTCTTTTTTATTTGTTTCATGTGTGATGGCGGGGATTAAAAACCGTTTAGATATTCGGTATACCATGTCATTGTAACGTGTAAATATGATTATTCTGTCTTCTTGGTGTTTTTTAAGTAGGTTGGCAAGTTCCTGGATTTTGGCTTCAGAGCTATATGCGATCTTCCTAGCTCTGTTTTTTGCTCTAACGGCTCTCCAAGCTTCTGGGTCATTTCCACTACGCATTACAACTTTCTTAAAATCTCCTGGCCCATTCATCTGTATATTTCTTGACCTTAGGTAATTTCTGAATATAGATGTATACTCTTCGTATCTCTTCGATTCTTTTTCGGTTAACTCAACTCCTATAACTTCTGTTCTATAGTCTGAGAGGTATTGGCCGGTGAGTTCGTCAGTGTCAACTTCGTATACTTTGCCGCCGAGAAGGTTTGACAGTTCATGGTGTAGGTCGTCTTCTCTTTCGTATGTTGCTGTCAACCCCATTCTATGTGGTGAGGCAAAGAACTCAGCAATGTGTCTATATCCCTCTGAAGGCAGGTGGTGTACTTCATCGAACAGAATCATCTTAAATTTATTACCGAGTTTTTCAGCATGTATGTATGCTGAGTCATATGTTGAAACTGTTATTGGCTTTAGTTTTTTCTTTCGACCTGTATACTCACCTGCAGGTAGATTTTGCTCCTTTAATACATCTATCCATTGATCTACCAAATCGAGTGTAGGTACCACTATAAAAGATGGTGAGTTTATTTTAGATATGGCGCCAATACCAACGTATGTTTTTCCAGAGCCTGTTGGGAGAACTATAACTCCTCTAGTGAACTTCATCCACTGGGAGATTGCTTCTTTTTGATATGGTCTTAACTCTACATCGAATTTAAAATCTGACATAGGTATTGTGTCTAAAACACGGTCTTCATACTGGATTTCTGATTTTTCTAGGTAATCTTTGATATCTCGATATCTATAGGCCATTGCACGTAGGTTGTCGGTTCTCTCATCCCACTTAGTGTATGGGAGGTTGTATTCTCCTTCAATAGCTATTGTTCCTTTATCATACTTTAAAAGCATTTTTTATCAAATCTGGATTTATTCATATATTTAGAACAATGGTTTAGTTTTTGTTTTGTTCCTTCAGTTTGAATGATTTGTATATTCCAACCGCTCCAGACATCATGACGTCACCTATTGGGTGGGCATATTCAATGTTTATTGTGTTGGGCATTACGTCTCTTCTTGGACCAGTAACAATTATTTTTTCAGGCTCTATAGATTCGGAGACATATGCTCCATGGCCTCCATCTCCAAAAACTTCGTCATCGGTTATTTCTCCATGGATCAATTTATCAATCAACTCTGTTATCCTGTCATCATCTAGCATTCTGGTATGGTGTTCAAACAAACCAACCAATTTATTTTCTTTAATTGAAGCCGCCATGAAATGGCCGTTTCCAGCGTCAACAACAATTTCATCTCCACCTTGATAACACCCGATTATTGCAGCTATTTTAGAGTCTAATGCGATAGATTCATAACTTGATAACTGGCTTAATGCACTGTCGATTCTGCTGAACCTACCTGTTTTTTCTTTAAAAACAAGGTCTTTTAGCAGGCCTTTTTCTTGAATAACCTCTTTGAAATAACTGAATCTATATCTCCTGTCAGATATTCCTTCAGGCGCAACTCCATGGTCTTGCACGCCTATACCTATCTTTTCTGGCTGTTTGATTTCTATTGAATCTAAAAAACCATGTATTTCATCTAACAAAAGGTCTCCCATCTCAACCTTTGTATACCCATTATAATCTTGAACTTCCTCTTTATCGATTATTTTAATACCCATATCTCTAACAAAATCTAGGTTGTCTGAAAGGGTTCGAGCCGCCTCTTCAACCATAACAACATCATTTGACCTAACATGGTTCTTTATAACCTTAGAAACAGGGCCTCCACCCATCGTGTTGCCAGTGCATAGAAGGTCTCCTTCAACCTGTCTTATTTTATCTGCAACTATCCTTGTAGGAGATGGTAAAACCATTTTAACAACATTTTCATCAAGCTTATCAGTTAATAAAACGTCCTGTGTTCCCTTTCCTACATCAATTGCTAATGTCAATGGCCCTAACCCATCATGATTAGAAAACAAAAAAACACCTCAAGATACTAATTGGTTCTTTAATTACAAATCTTTATTCAAAAAAAATATCTAAAAACTGTAGAACTATCTTTATTTCTTTGTGTCTAAAAGAGTTACACGCTCTAAAACCAATAGAGGTATTTTATCACTACCGATTGCTCTTAACTCTTCTTCTGAGATATTGTATATCTCCTTGATTTTATTTATCTTCTCTTTTTTATATTCAAGTAATGAGTTATCGATATTTAAATCAAGTTTTTGCTTGAGAGATTCCCAATCAATGTCTCCAATTCCTACAAAACCTACTTTCTGTTTACCTTCTCCAACACCTGCTTTTTCTATAGCTTTATCTATCTGTCTTTCACCAACTATGTAGAGAAGCATCTCCATACTTAATGACTTTGAAATCGGCTCGTTGTGCCAGGACCTAATTGCTTTCTCCGCAGCGTGTTTAAGGTGTTTTTCACCGGCTATAATATCTGCGTTAACAGCTTGAATAGCTCCATCACCTCCACAACTATTCAATGATTTTAGAAAAACATCTAAATCTTCTATATATAATCGACCGGCCTTAACTTCTACTTCAATTTTATCAACACTGATCAATTGATTACTGTCCTTTCTTTCTAGAACCATTTCTATCAAGCTCCCTACGAATCTTATCAACTGTTTTCGGGCCCACGCCATCTATCTCTTCAATCTCTGTTTTTTCGTCAATCAAGGTATGTAGGTCTGATTTAGTTCTATATCCATTTCTATAGAGCTCTCGAGCTCTGACTCTACCGATACCTGGGATGCTAACAAGGTCTGATAACTCTCTCTTCACTCCGTACTGCATTCTTCTCTCAAGATCTCTAAGCTTATCTATATAGAGGGATAATGACATTTTCGATAACTCAGCAGCAGAATGTAACAACCATTCAGCTGTTCCAGCTTTACGCCGTATGTCTCCAGAACTCACTCCATATCTATCACAGATCTCATCGTCATCTATTTCCTCAACCCAGTCCTTTAAAAGCATTGAGGTCTTAACTTCACTCAAGAACCAATCATCCATCTCCCCTCTCTCCCTGAGTCGGGGATTTTCTTTAAGAAAAGACTCAACATGTGAATAATCATTCTTTCTCATATACAAAGTATCCATATCTGGGGTTTCACATACCATGTGAAGAAACTCAATGTCATCCTTCATTTCACGGCCTGAAAGTCGTTCTAAAATCCTGGAAGCACTTAAAGGATCTATATACAACTCGGAAACCCGTTTACCTATCGCAGTAGAATCTAACTCTTGGTTATCGCTAAAACCAAAACCACTGGCCTCAATAAATCCTTCAGACTCAAGAAAACCAAGAACCCTCTTAACCAATAACTCAATATCTTCAGAACGGTTCTGTATTGAGAAAAACGTACGTCCAATGAAATCCATCAACTCATTATAACTACCAGCAAAACCCGAAGCTATTGTAGATAACACATGTGACCTTAAAGCAGGTTCAGAAGCAAGTTTTGAAGAAATATCTTCACTATCACCTACAATATATCGATCAATAAGCTGGTCTCTCTCAACCTGGTTTTTAGCTATCAATACAGCCTCACCATATGGATCCATTCCAGGTCTACCAGCACGGCCAAACATCTGTTTAACATCAAGAACAGGTATAGGCTTCATACCATAATTAGGGTCATACCTCTTGTAATCCCTAACAACAACACGCCTCGCAGGTAAATTAACCCCCCAAGCCAACGTTGGAGTGGAACAAATAACCTTTAAATCACCATTTGAAAAAAGACTCTCTATACGCCTTAAATGCTTATTTCTCAATCCAGCGTGATGAAAACAAACACCCCTCTCAACATAACGAGCAAGCCGTTCCTCCTCATCAGTAACCCCCTCAATATCTCTAATTTCATCGGCAAGACCCATCAAACGATCTTCTTCCTGTGGAGATAGAAGATCGTCAAGAGAACCAACAACACGTCCAGCAGCCCCCCGAGAATTACGTCTCGAAGAAGTGAAAACAAGAGCCTGACCACCCTCAAGAACAGCATCCCTCACAACAGAAGTTGCAACATCATCTTCATCTGACCCAACCTCCTTCTCACCATCAAAAGGAAAATCAATTACATCATCAAAAACAACCCCTTCCTTAAGTTCAATCGGCCTCCAATCACTCTTAACCAACCCCGCATCAAGCCAACTAGCAATCTCCCCAGCATTACTG belongs to Methanonatronarchaeum sp. AMET-Sl and includes:
- a CDS encoding heavy metal translocating P-type ATPase codes for the protein MSQKNEECSCCRICGNKEKHEKNKTQINHSGHEELFKKRFLISFFLSIPVLIYSPTIQDWFNYAPPIFLGSEYIPIFFGTTVFIVGGIPFLKMGVVEARNREPGMMMLISLAIMVAFTYSIFASIFDIGMTLYWELVTLIVIFLLGHWIEMRSVRRASGALDELADLMPEKAEVITSSGDTELVELDKIKEDDLVLVRPGQNIPVDGVVEKGSTKVDQSMITGESNPVRKEPGDKVVGGTLNGDGSLRVRVNATGDKTTLAGIMRLVEDARKTKSKTQVLADRAAGWLFYAAVFMAIITGIAWTISIGFGIDVVERVVTVLVIACPHALGLAIPLVVAINTTIAAKNGILIRDRIASEIARDVDIVVFDKTGTLTVGEQRVIEIKTSPKIGEEEALRMMAAVESDSEHMIAKAITKTAKERNIETPSVENFKAIKGKGVKATYENEEVHVGGENLLKELSVKPTQEITTFSEKAGLNGHTVVYLIQDKEVLAAVSLADKIRDESKDTVEALKIMDIDIALLTGDSEKVAKYVSNELGIKKYFAEVLPEDKDKKIIELQNKGKLVAMVGDGVNDAPALTRADVGIAIGSGTDIAIESADIVLVENNPYDVIRVLNLSKKSYRKMKENLVYAAGYNVFALPLAAGVLAPIGILLSPAIGAILMSASTVIVAINAQRLRTIDL
- a CDS encoding alanine--glyoxylate aminotransferase family protein, translating into MKLFIPGPVEVRDDLLEVMSDPMIGHRSPEFSELYDEVVNGLQRVIQTDNDVFISTSSATGLLEAAVRNTVDKKCLNLSNGAFGDRWHEITERNGKECRKLEFEWGKPIDPEVVEEAFDEEFYDVVTVVHNESSTGLMNPVEEISEVIPDETLLLVDTVSSMGGVDFPVDDYDVDICVFGTQKCMGLPPGLAFCSVSEDAIERSIDVGDKGYYFSFDIFRKYNERRQTPTTPNISLLYALKKQLSYILEGEGLKSRWKRHSVMAETTRSWAREHFDVFPESGYESESLTAVENTRDIDVSKMISRLKAKGYVISNGYGDLKEKTFRIGHLADREPREINELLNLIDEILNL
- the ribC gene encoding riboflavin synthase; the protein is MGVGGKIKVGVADTTFARYDMASDAIDEIEKRASVEVLRYTVPGVKDLPVAAKKLIEERGADLVLAFGMPGPEDIDKMCADQASNGLIQAQLMTNTHVLEVFVHMDELDSDKELADLAEKRAREHGRNAVKLLLKPEHLTREAGMGEREGGPDVGPLFR
- the ribH gene encoding 6,7-dimethyl-8-ribityllumazine synthase, whose product is MSVKLGFVISEFNYDVTESMRELAERHADFLGAEVVEEVFVPGVFDMPLAIKNLLETDKIDAVVTLGCVIEGQTDHDQVVASQTSRKITDLSLDYDKPVSLGISGPGQTRHEAQQRVDYAKRAVESAVKMAEKDL
- a CDS encoding pyridoxal phosphate-dependent aminotransferase, which encodes MSRKISRRVQRIESSATLKMADLAKKLRRKGEDVISLGVGEPDFDTPYNIKECSKQALDDGFVHYTDSKGIPELRELLSEKLSRDNGIKKKPSEIILTPGAKFAIFLACQTLLEDGDKALLFDPSWVSYKESVKMTGAEVEWCSMNEDLRPSVEEYKDILESENISIVVLNSPCNPTGQVYSEEEVRELVEIALDNDATVLSDEIYEKIVYNRDHYSPASDYQDVVTINGFSKTYSMTGWRLGYIVADEDLINQFIKIQQHSVSCPTSFAQKGALCALNDPVSDEVVSEMVERFRDRRDLLVEGLNSFSEVECVTPEGAFYAFPDVGRDSDMVAERLLRECHVVVTPGSAFGEDSRNNIRISYARSEERIKEALERMEEIFD
- a CDS encoding DUF790 family protein; amino-acid sequence: MLTILTKKLLETKKKGTEIKPRYREPRKHIEEARTVINEFKTGRSRGEIEEAVKSHETHQDFKFLRALHALIERRCSFENKAKTPPQEIRSNLYSKGYVTDKKERDRLIRETAREYNIDPLEVEEWFWADRKENEILKTNVNRNPTNLIKQYNLSATQTLLFDALEIKFNVTDNYRQIFGILKYLGLMYTVNPNLDIKVTGPGSLFKKTRKYGNQLARLLPYIMKSSNWKVSAKIEKKDRGEPRIYNFHLDDSKQDYFPYMKTDKEQSFDSEVERDLANRLEKIKTGWQIKREPTIIKSGNSVMIPDFSFEKYNKSFYLEVVGFWTPEYIEKKIKKVKNMEADKPVILAVNKNLKCTKQDFNQAEEVFFYKKRIPLKKIIKRMEKLEEEAVNQQIKKIDVTDITEKKEITDIKKKANEKNVPPETIKKKLKKHQGAVCENKYIPPNKIKEIKTEINKLSDKKLPKVKKILKKHNLTESSLEKLGYTAKWKSFNPEDVQVTPKKQKKD
- a CDS encoding DEAD/DEAH box helicase family protein, translating into MLLKYDKGTIAIEGEYNLPYTKWDERTDNLRAMAYRYRDIKDYLEKSEIQYEDRVLDTIPMSDFKFDVELRPYQKEAISQWMKFTRGVIVLPTGSGKTYVGIGAISKINSPSFIVVPTLDLVDQWIDVLKEQNLPAGEYTGRKKKLKPITVSTYDSAYIHAEKLGNKFKMILFDEVHHLPSEGYRHIAEFFASPHRMGLTATYEREDDLHHELSNLLGGKVYEVDTDELTGQYLSDYRTEVIGVELTEKESKRYEEYTSIFRNYLRSRNIQMNGPGDFKKVVMRSGNDPEAWRAVRAKNRARKIAYSSEAKIQELANLLKKHQEDRIIIFTRYNDMVYRISKRFLIPAITHETNKKERESILHKFKDDTYPAIVSSKVLDEGVDVPDANIGIILSGTGSKREYRQRLGRLLRPSGNDTVLYEVVTKNTTELRTSSRRKRE